Proteins encoded in a region of the Cytophagia bacterium CHB2 genome:
- a CDS encoding DUF4321 domain-containing protein, which produces MVLLGGAIGSLLGKLIGLLMPDGVAKDFFIEKGTWALGPVTLDAAVLKLTLGLSFDLNVIGLIGIGVAIYLLRWVLN; this is translated from the coding sequence ATGGTTTTGCTCGGCGGGGCCATTGGATCGTTGCTGGGAAAGTTGATCGGCTTGTTGATGCCGGACGGCGTCGCCAAAGATTTTTTTATCGAAAAGGGCACCTGGGCGTTAGGCCCGGTCACGCTGGATGCGGCGGTTTTGAAATTGACGTTGGGCCTGAGTTTTGATCTCAACGTCATCGGCTTGATCGGCATCGGCGTGGCGATTTACTTGCTGCGTTGGGTGCTGAATTAA